In Necator americanus strain Aroian chromosome IV, whole genome shotgun sequence, the following proteins share a genomic window:
- a CDS encoding hypothetical protein (NECATOR_CHRIV.G16057.T1), giving the protein MWVQFRAEKIIGITWMSMASSAKHHRLFEVRVRARSRKEKDTIVVHDQWEFLDNVAAAAAFFISNSHCPNATTPPTTEVLGQPSRGGTDKQCYRGRIVSNVQHRIVRMVSF; this is encoded by the exons ATGTGGGTCCAATTTAGGGCCGAGAAAATCATTGGTATTACGTGGATGTCGATGGCGTCAAGCGCAA AGCATCACAGACTCTTTGAGGTGCGAGTGCGTGCGAGGTcccgaaaagaaaaggatacgATAGTCGTACATGACCAGTGGGAATTTCTTGACAAcgttgctgctgctgctgcattTTTTATTAGC AACAGCCACTGTCCCAACGCTACAACGCCACCGACAACGGAGGTGTTGGGCCAGCCGAGCCGGGGAGGTACTGATAAACAGTGTTATCGCGGACGAATCGTTTCGAACGTTCAGCACCGCATCGTGCGAATGGTGTCGTTTTGA
- a CDS encoding hypothetical protein (NECATOR_CHRIV.G16057.T3) — MTTMSLSKTCGRLGTVVGTRPLMFFLASIALFFISVLLLGAIPPEIRLSFDDGYTTSGAPSKRELQTQMEYFGAKGKPWYMALFAEPRDQENGSMTESKEYDEFKSFYKRIKTNIVIRQDGNRSITYMDYCGSTCDVNDQIFKTHALAWFGFQWPETSIFMYKSNVGKYFFLREMKGKDIVKSRLTALYFMAFPNNTQASDDLRHFEAIVSDQVTRHNADMTKVTTITQHGARGMQMEIARGMKFVLGKLIGGVFLAGIVTLICFVILNRIHGRSNGRVLLLSFGAMFLPLMSLISAAAFCSFIGIHTNTISVVAPALTFALGIDGMLILYNSWISSHKTINVKDRMSEVFASCFPSITIVSSAAIGLVVGGLFPIEEYAILSFYMGITIVFVYAYQMCFFPALMLWCSSVDTHSPLTQEQSKPTKLAKRPWYEAFLGQYARCLSNSPWLKIFIVSLFCLGLVLPTYLGSSKVQANVDYRHLLPPDSPSNKGVHFMSDVVWFEFFNVLYFIKKPPRFDDPSSYRRFKNMISEIESLPGNINKSAMMWINDFERHTGMTGNESALNMELFKEFITHEIYKAWNSGVRYRYEGDVPIITQMLYIGAYEGVKTMRDKANLLSQCRRVVANYPEFDVVPFDTDVGMVDVILQISYVAYLIPLSILIGISVVAMVFVGNLTLSSIVVISSILIFLETFFISALIGMTLNPFSAAFLIFVAGASVKYTTHLCYHYHQTLEHDQINDDVQRLTLTFRRMLYPVAMSAIAGSMVFFPMILTNVVIFRWLAVINLFILVAGVTHTVLVTPLILISLPSKLAGTSFFCTQNQKNDHVAMKSLST, encoded by the exons ATGACCA CGATGAGTCTCTCAAAGACATGCGGTCGGCTTGGAACGGTGGTTGGAACTCGTCCGCTCATGTTTTTTCTAGCCAGTATTGCGCTGTTCTTTATCTCTGTTCTTCTGCTTGGTGCGATCCC GCCAGAGATTCGGCTTAGTTTCGACGACGGGTACACAACATCTGGTGCACCATCGAAAAGAGAGCTTCAAACTCAAATGGAGTATTTTGGTGCCAAG GGGAAACCATGGTATATGGCATTATTTGCGGAACCTCGTGATCAAGAAAACGGATCGATGACTGAATCGAAAGAGTACGATGAGTTCAAGTCATTCTACAAG AGAATCAAAACTAACATCGTCATCCGTCAAGATGGAAATCGCAGTATCACCTATATGGATTACTGTGGATCGACATGTGACGTTAACGATCAAATCTTCAAAACTCAC GCTTTAGCGTGGTTCGGATTCCAATGGCCAGAAACATCGATTTTTATGTACAAATCTAACGTTGGAAAATACTTCTTCCTTAGAGAAATGAAA GGTAAGGATATCGTTAAATCAAGACTAACAGCGCTGTATTTTATGGCTTTCCCAAATAATACGCAAGCTAGCGACGATCTACGACATTTCGAAGCTATAGTTTCCGA CCAGGTGACTAGACATAACGCTGACATGACCAAGGTGACTACAATCACACAGCATGGCGCACGTGGGATGCAAATGGAAATTGCGAGAGGAATGAAATTCGTCCTGGGGAAATTAATTGGCG GGGTGTTTCTCGCCGGTATTGTCACCTTGATTTGTTTCGTAATACTGAATAGAATTCATGGACGAAGCAATGGCAG gGTCCTTTTGTTGTCATTTGGTGCTATGTTTTTACCACTAATGTCGCTTATATCAGCAGCTGCTTTCTGCTCATTCATTGGTATCCATACGAACACGATCTCTGTTGTTGCTCCTGCGTTAACATTCGCTTTGG GAATTGATGGTATGTTAATTCTTTATAATTCTTGGATTTCAAGTCATAAGACGATCAATGTCAAGGATCGCATGTCAGAG gTTTTCGCCTCTTGCTTTCCATCGATAACAATCGTTTCATCAGCCGCAATAGGTCTTGTCGTCGGTGGTTTGTTCCCCATCGAGGAATATGCAATACTGTCCTTCTATATGGGGATCACCATAGTTTTTGTTTACGCTTATCAG ATGTGTTTCTTCCCGGCATTAATGTTATGGTGTTCGAGCGTTGACACTCATTCTCCGCTAACGCAAGAACAATCTAAACCAACCAAACTTGCCAAAAGACCTTGGTATGAGGCGTTTTTAG gTCAGTACGCCAGATGCCTTTCGAATTCACCCTggctcaaaattttcattgtgTCGTTGTTCTGTCTGGGCCTAGTCCTTCCTACATACCTTGGGTCATCAAAG GTCCAAGCAAATGTCGATTATCGACATCTTCTTCCACCCGACTCACCTAGCAATAAGGGAGTACATTTTATGAGCGATGTG GTTTGGTTCGAGTTTTTCAACGTGCTGTATTTCATTAAAAAGCCGCCACGTTTCGATGATCCTTCTTCATATCGAAGATTTAAA AATATGATCTCAGAAATCGAGTCACTGCCGGGGAACATCAACAAGTCAGCTATGATGTGGATTAACGACTTTGAGCGACACACTGGAATGACTGGAAATGAGAGCG cacTTAACATGGAACTATTCAAGGAGTTTATTACACATGAAATATACAAAGCATGGAATTCCGGTGTTAGATATCGCTACGAAGG AGATGTTCCAATTATCACTCAAATGTTGTATATTGGGGCCTACGAAGGTGTTAAGACTATGAGGGACAAAGCTAATTTATTGTCACAGTGTCGACGA GTAGTAGCCAATTATCCAGAATTTGATGTGGTCCCCTTCGATACTGATGTTGGAATGGTGGATGTGATCTTACAGATATCCTATGTTGCCTACCT TATCCCCCTTTCGATTTTAATCGGAATCAGTGTTGTTGCTATGGTGTTTGTTGGTAATCTGACTCTTTCGTCCATAGTAGTGATCTCTTCAATACTGATTTTTCTAG aaacatTCTTTATTTCTGCTTTGATAGGAATGACATTGAATCCGTTTTCGGCGGCTTTCTTGATATTTGTGGCAGGTGCCTCCGTAAAATACACTACTCATTTGTGTTATCACTACCACCAG ACTTTGGAACATGACCAAATCAATGACGATGTGCAAAGGTTAACGTTGACTTTTCGACGAATGCTATACCCAGTCGCTATG AGCGCTATCGCAGGCTCAATGGTGTTTTTTCCAATGATTCTCACCAACGTGGTCATCTTTCGATGGTTGGCCGTGATCAACTTGTTCATCCTAGTAGCTGGTGTGACCCACACCGTTCTCGTCACTCCGTTGATTCTCATATCGTTGCCCTCGAAGCTCGCAGGAACATCGTTTTTCTGTACTCAGAACCAAAAAAACGACCATGTGGCAATGAAATCACTAAGCACTTAA
- a CDS encoding hypothetical protein (NECATOR_CHRIV.G16056.T1) — translation MRESVCFVPVVMRVGTTIPVPLRIPLRIKAMDADKMHLLEELENSVESKRHEARCSCISGCARRGAVGHSVAGCISPTPRSSCKWPSNRMTPPPPPSGHLSTTPTSPLHHQYRGRKNSRDSSTGIRRD, via the exons ATGCGCGAAAGCGTATGTTTTGTTCCTGTTGTTATGCGCGTCGGGACCACCATTCCAGTTCCACTAAGGATTCCACTAAGGATCAAAGCAATGGATGCAGATAA gATGCATTTGCTAGAAGAGCTGGAAAATTcagtggagtcaaaacgacatgaagcacggtgcagttgcataagcggttgcgctcgaagaggtgcGGTAGGGCACAGCG TTGCGGGATGCATCTCGCCTACGCCACGGTCCTCCTGCAAGTGGCCATCGAACCGAA TGAcgccgccgccaccgccgTCGGGACATCTTTCAACAACGCCGACGTCGCCACTTCATCATCAATATCGTGGTCGTAAAAACAGTCGC GACTCATCTACGGGGATTAGAAGAGACTGA
- a CDS encoding hypothetical protein (NECATOR_CHRIV.G16057.T2): protein MSLSKTCGRLGTVVGTRPLMFFLASIALFFISVLLLGAIPPEIRLSFDDGYTTSGAPSKRELQTQMEYFGAKGKPWYMALFAEPRDQENGSMTESKEYDEFKSFYKRIKTNIVIRQDGNRSITYMDYCGSTCDVNDQIFKTHALAWFGFQWPETSIFMYKSNVGKYFFLREMKGKDIVKSRLTALYFMAFPNNTQASDDLRHFEAIVSDQVTRHNADMTKVTTITQHGARGMQMEIARGMKFVLGKLIGGVFLAGIVTLICFVILNRIHGRSNGRVLLLSFGAMFLPLMSLISAAAFCSFIGIHTNTISVVAPALTFALGIDGMLILYNSWISSHKTINVKDRMSEVFASCFPSITIVSSAAIGLVVGGLFPIEEYAILSFYMGITIVFVYAYQMCFFPALMLWCSSVDTHSPLTQEQSKPTKLAKRPWYEAFLGQYARCLSNSPWLKIFIVSLFCLGLVLPTYLGSSKVQANVDYRHLLPPDSPSNKGVHFMSDVVWFEFFNVLYFIKKPPRFDDPSSYRRFKNMISEIESLPGNINKSAMMWINDFERHTGMTGNESALNMELFKEFITHEIYKAWNSGVRYRYEGDVPIITQMLYIGAYEGVKTMRDKANLLSQCRRVVANYPEFDVVPFDTDVGMVDVILQISYVAYLIPLSILIGISVVAMVFVGNLTLSSIVVISSILIFLETFFISALIGMTLNPFSAAFLIFVAGASVKYTTHLCYHYHQTLEHDQINDDVQRLTLTFRRMLYPVAMSAIAGSMVFFPMILTNVVIFRWLAVINLFILVAGVTHTVLVTPLILISLPSKLAGTSFFCTQNQKNDHVAMKSLST, encoded by the exons ATGAGTCTCTCAAAGACATGCGGTCGGCTTGGAACGGTGGTTGGAACTCGTCCGCTCATGTTTTTTCTAGCCAGTATTGCGCTGTTCTTTATCTCTGTTCTTCTGCTTGGTGCGATCCC GCCAGAGATTCGGCTTAGTTTCGACGACGGGTACACAACATCTGGTGCACCATCGAAAAGAGAGCTTCAAACTCAAATGGAGTATTTTGGTGCCAAG GGGAAACCATGGTATATGGCATTATTTGCGGAACCTCGTGATCAAGAAAACGGATCGATGACTGAATCGAAAGAGTACGATGAGTTCAAGTCATTCTACAAG AGAATCAAAACTAACATCGTCATCCGTCAAGATGGAAATCGCAGTATCACCTATATGGATTACTGTGGATCGACATGTGACGTTAACGATCAAATCTTCAAAACTCAC GCTTTAGCGTGGTTCGGATTCCAATGGCCAGAAACATCGATTTTTATGTACAAATCTAACGTTGGAAAATACTTCTTCCTTAGAGAAATGAAA GGTAAGGATATCGTTAAATCAAGACTAACAGCGCTGTATTTTATGGCTTTCCCAAATAATACGCAAGCTAGCGACGATCTACGACATTTCGAAGCTATAGTTTCCGA CCAGGTGACTAGACATAACGCTGACATGACCAAGGTGACTACAATCACACAGCATGGCGCACGTGGGATGCAAATGGAAATTGCGAGAGGAATGAAATTCGTCCTGGGGAAATTAATTGGCG GGGTGTTTCTCGCCGGTATTGTCACCTTGATTTGTTTCGTAATACTGAATAGAATTCATGGACGAAGCAATGGCAG gGTCCTTTTGTTGTCATTTGGTGCTATGTTTTTACCACTAATGTCGCTTATATCAGCAGCTGCTTTCTGCTCATTCATTGGTATCCATACGAACACGATCTCTGTTGTTGCTCCTGCGTTAACATTCGCTTTGG GAATTGATGGTATGTTAATTCTTTATAATTCTTGGATTTCAAGTCATAAGACGATCAATGTCAAGGATCGCATGTCAGAG gTTTTCGCCTCTTGCTTTCCATCGATAACAATCGTTTCATCAGCCGCAATAGGTCTTGTCGTCGGTGGTTTGTTCCCCATCGAGGAATATGCAATACTGTCCTTCTATATGGGGATCACCATAGTTTTTGTTTACGCTTATCAG ATGTGTTTCTTCCCGGCATTAATGTTATGGTGTTCGAGCGTTGACACTCATTCTCCGCTAACGCAAGAACAATCTAAACCAACCAAACTTGCCAAAAGACCTTGGTATGAGGCGTTTTTAG gTCAGTACGCCAGATGCCTTTCGAATTCACCCTggctcaaaattttcattgtgTCGTTGTTCTGTCTGGGCCTAGTCCTTCCTACATACCTTGGGTCATCAAAG GTCCAAGCAAATGTCGATTATCGACATCTTCTTCCACCCGACTCACCTAGCAATAAGGGAGTACATTTTATGAGCGATGTG GTTTGGTTCGAGTTTTTCAACGTGCTGTATTTCATTAAAAAGCCGCCACGTTTCGATGATCCTTCTTCATATCGAAGATTTAAA AATATGATCTCAGAAATCGAGTCACTGCCGGGGAACATCAACAAGTCAGCTATGATGTGGATTAACGACTTTGAGCGACACACTGGAATGACTGGAAATGAGAGCG cacTTAACATGGAACTATTCAAGGAGTTTATTACACATGAAATATACAAAGCATGGAATTCCGGTGTTAGATATCGCTACGAAGG AGATGTTCCAATTATCACTCAAATGTTGTATATTGGGGCCTACGAAGGTGTTAAGACTATGAGGGACAAAGCTAATTTATTGTCACAGTGTCGACGA GTAGTAGCCAATTATCCAGAATTTGATGTGGTCCCCTTCGATACTGATGTTGGAATGGTGGATGTGATCTTACAGATATCCTATGTTGCCTACCT TATCCCCCTTTCGATTTTAATCGGAATCAGTGTTGTTGCTATGGTGTTTGTTGGTAATCTGACTCTTTCGTCCATAGTAGTGATCTCTTCAATACTGATTTTTCTAG aaacatTCTTTATTTCTGCTTTGATAGGAATGACATTGAATCCGTTTTCGGCGGCTTTCTTGATATTTGTGGCAGGTGCCTCCGTAAAATACACTACTCATTTGTGTTATCACTACCACCAG ACTTTGGAACATGACCAAATCAATGACGATGTGCAAAGGTTAACGTTGACTTTTCGACGAATGCTATACCCAGTCGCTATG AGCGCTATCGCAGGCTCAATGGTGTTTTTTCCAATGATTCTCACCAACGTGGTCATCTTTCGATGGTTGGCCGTGATCAACTTGTTCATCCTAGTAGCTGGTGTGACCCACACCGTTCTCGTCACTCCGTTGATTCTCATATCGTTGCCCTCGAAGCTCGCAGGAACATCGTTTTTCTGTACTCAGAACCAAAAAAACGACCATGTGGCAATGAAATCACTAAGCACTTAA